The proteins below are encoded in one region of Danio rerio strain Tuebingen ecotype United States chromosome 12, GRCz12tu, whole genome shotgun sequence:
- the cdc42ep4b gene encoding cdc42 effector protein 4 → MPILKQLVSSSSQSKRRSRADLTAEMISAPLGDFRHTMHVGRGGDAFGDTSFLSTRSGEPPKEPEVQQSSPKQSLLSRTFRSSKRSQSVNRDKPEKSKLAPPSGSPSYVKNAISLPYLNDEDSGRGTGMHLPKSVSSSPLKKLPETDVKTFDGKPLNGAAALAVSDLELDEKNFGELTDLRPSAPYTGGMKHAESIMSFHIDLGPSMLGDILSVMEKKGFDDDDLGFEEGKSSEGRGSPPQSPPNEVEEEDPLPPTRPPRQKPGTNPYTPELQTRNHQHLDSCSVSSSGSTVLDEKPHNLIYDGNMDNIKYSAPRVQDDTDFSYMDEDDEDEEIRV, encoded by the coding sequence ATGCCTATTCTAAAGCAGCTTGTCTCCTCGTCATCCCAGTCAAAGCGGCGCTCACGTGCCGACCTCACTGCAGAGATGATCAGCGCACCTTTGGGAGACTTCCGTCACACAATGCACGTAGGTCGGGGAGGCGACGCATTTGGGGACACCTCTTTTCTTAGTACTCGCTCCGGGGAGCCACCAAAAGAGCCAGAGGTACAGCAGAGCTCGCCTAAACAGAGTCTCCTTTCCCGTACATTCCGAAGCAGCAAACGCTCGCAGTCAGTCAATCGTGACAAGCCTGAGAAATCCAAACTGGCACCTCCAAGTGGCTCGCCGAGTTATGTGAAGAACGCAATCTCACTTCCATATTTGAATGATGAGGACTCGGGACGAGGTACTGGAATGCACCTTCCCAAAAGCGTGTCCTCAAGCCCACTGAAGAAACTTCCAGAAACTGATGTGAAGACATTTGACGGGAAGCCGCTTAATGGAGCAGCGGCTCTTGCTGTGTCAGACTTGGAGTTGGATGAGAAGAATTTCGGTGAGCTGACTGACTTGCGTCCATCGGCTCCTTACACCGGAGGCATGAAGCACGCTGAGTCTATCATGTCCTTCCATATTGACCTGGGTCCTTCAATGCTTGGAGACATCCTGAGTGTGATGGAAAAGAAAGGCTTTGATGATGATGACTTGGGTTTTGAAGAGGGGAAGAGTAGTGAAGGACGTGGATCGCCACCCCAAAGTCCTCCTAATGAGGTGGAAGAGGAGGACCCTCTTCCTCCAACTCGCCCTCCACGCCAAAAGCCGGGCACTAACCCTTACACTCCAGAGCTCCAAACCAGAAACCACCAACACCTCGACAGCTGTTCTGTGTCCAGTTCAGGATCCACAGTGCTGGATGAAAAACCTCACAATCTGATCTATGATGGCAACATGGATAACATCAAGTACAGCGCGCCCAGAGTCCAAGACGACACAGACTTCTCCTATATGGATGAGGACGATGAGGATGAAGAGATTAGGGTGTAA